TTCCGTTCTGTTACTGATTTTGGAGTAACAGGTCAAGCGGTTAAAAAAGGTCTTTTATCTATTGAGACATGGAATCCTCGTGATTTCACTCATGATAAACATCGCACTGTTGATGACAGACCTTACGGTGGTGGTCCTGGCATGTTAATGATGGTTCAGCCTTTGCGCGATGCTATCCAAACTGCCAAGCAAGCATCACCGGGAAAGACGAAGGTTATCTATCTTTCACCTCAAGGTCGTAAACTCGACCAAAAAGGTGTTGAAGAGTTGGCAACAAACGAGAACTTACTTCTTATTTGTGGTCGCTACGAAGGGGTAGATGAGCGCATCATTCAATCAGAAGTCGACGAAGAATGGTCGATTGGTGATTTTGTGATGACGGGTGGCGAATTGCCAGCCATGACGCTGATTGATTCAGTCTCTCGGTTTATTCCGGGTGTACTTGGAGATTTCGCTTCAGCAGAAGAAGATTCTTTTGCAAATGGTTTGCTAGATTGTCCCCATTATACGCGCCCTGAGGTGCTAGATGATAAAGATGTGCCATCGGTACTCAAGTCTGGAAACCATAAGGACATTCGTCGCTGGCGATTGAAACAATCGTTGGGCCGAACTTGGCTAAGAAGACCAGAACTCCTGGAAAACCTAGCTCTGACTGACGAACAGGAACAATTACTGGCTGAATTCATTAAAGAGCAACGCTCTTAACGAAAAGCAAGCAGTAACCTATTAAATTTAGTATCAGTTTATTCTAGGAATTTATACAAATGAGCAACATCATCAAGGCTCTTGAAGAAGAGCAACTAAAATCAGACCTTCCTAAATTCGCACCAGGTGACACTGTTGTAGTTCAGGTTAAGGTAAAAGAAGGTGACCGTGAGCGTCTACAGGCTTTCGAAGGCGTTGTAATTGCTATTCGTAACCGTGGTCTACACTCTGCATTTACAGTTCGTAAGATCTC
The Vibrio kanaloae genome window above contains:
- the rplS gene encoding 50S ribosomal protein L19 is translated as MSNIIKALEEEQLKSDLPKFAPGDTVVVQVKVKEGDRERLQAFEGVVIAIRNRGLHSAFTVRKISNGEGVERAFQTHSPIVDSIEVKRRGAVRRAKLYYLRERSGKSARIKEKLTKK
- the trmD gene encoding tRNA (guanosine(37)-N1)-methyltransferase TrmD, with protein sequence MWVGVISLFPEMFRSVTDFGVTGQAVKKGLLSIETWNPRDFTHDKHRTVDDRPYGGGPGMLMMVQPLRDAIQTAKQASPGKTKVIYLSPQGRKLDQKGVEELATNENLLLICGRYEGVDERIIQSEVDEEWSIGDFVMTGGELPAMTLIDSVSRFIPGVLGDFASAEEDSFANGLLDCPHYTRPEVLDDKDVPSVLKSGNHKDIRRWRLKQSLGRTWLRRPELLENLALTDEQEQLLAEFIKEQRS